TTATCATCTCCTTCTATCTCTATTATCCGACAAAAAGAGTGTAAATATCTTATTAATCGTTCGTCATATATATTCATGAATATTCATATATCGACATGCATCGACATACGAAAGAGTAACCATGTACCAGCTGCCCTTTCGTCAATTTCTTATGTTATTACTATAAATCATTTTTTCAATAGTATCGATTCACTTTAATAGTGAACCTAAATGATACCTTCTCTTTCCACAAACTTGATAAGCCGAATTATCTCAGCATGTTTCTTCTTTATATGGCTGGAACTATAACTAATCTCTTCAGCTATTTGTTCCAAGGTCATACCGTCCACATATTTCATTTTTAGTATTTTATTATCTAAACCTCTGAACTTACTGATTAACTTTTTCAGTTTATACATATCGTTCATCTTATGTGCTAATTCATATTCAATTGCTTCAATACGTGCTTCTACCTTTGCACCTTCCGACTCGGCAGTTAAACGTACATCTTGCAAATCACCACTGACCCAGCGTTTTAATTCAGCTTTTGTTTTGTCTAAGTTGTAACCTAAGTACTCAATATCTTCTTCTAATTTCTGATAGTCTTTCAGCCAGTCAAACAAATGATGATTCACCTACTTTCAATTATTTATTTTTCAATTTTTATATTGTAAAATAATAGAAGAAAATGAAAAGGAGATTTTTAAATGGAAAATCCAGCAAGTAAACTACATACTCTTTTAAACGAAGCTTATAATGATTGCAGAAAAGCTTCTTCTCATAATACTTCTTATAGAGAAACTTGGGCCAAAGTGTTTGGAATTGACCCAGATGACAGAACAGCTTTACTATCTTCAATGAATTCAACATTTCAACTTTTTTTGTCTACAAAAGATTACATTTTGAAACATGATCGATTAAATAATGAAAGAAATCTAAAATTCTTATCTAATATTGAAAATGCTCTTTCTTCAATGAATTTTGAAGGTGATATGAGCCGATTCAAGACTTATATGGATAGTGAAACATTAACAGCGTTATCTTTTATAAGCGATCATATGGGCTTTATATACGATCTTCACGAGAGTAAAATTGATGCTGAAGAAATTACTGATTTAATCAATGAAATTAATAATTTAGTAGAAAATATAACATCCTCAAATCTTCCAGGAGATGTTAAATCACTATTATTTAAAAATCTTGATTTGATAAGAGCCTCTTTAATTTCTTATAAGATATCTGGTGTTGAAGGTATGAAAACAGCATTAGAACAGACAATCGGTTCATTATTCATGAATAACGAAGTTATTACACCTGTAGCCCAAGATGAAAATGTTAAAGGTATCTTTAATATTATTGATAGAATGAACACCGTTTTATCAACTGGAGTCGCAGTTAAAGATTTAGTTGGGCCAATCATTGGTCTTTTACTTAAATAGGCATAAGCCTTAATATTCAGGGAAACGATGTATGTCGCTTCCCTTATTTTTGTTCTCCAATTACATCCCAGGACAAATATTTATTCAGCAATCGTTTCTTCATCTACAATCTTTAATTGACCAGGAGCAACTTCCGTTGTTCCATCCTGTTTAACGTTGTATTCCATGCCTTCATGTGGTTCCTCATAAAACTCATCAATAGACATTTGAGAAGGCTCAAGAATGATATCAACATTTCCACCAGCGAAAGGATAAAGCTGATTTACTACGCCTTTCGCATCACTTTTTACATTTAATTTAATTGCTGTTTTCTTGCTATCACGTTGAATATTTGCGAACTCCGCACCGATTGGTTCAACTTCACTTTTCTCCACAGCTAGATAGACAATTGTACCTGGCATTTTTAGTAGATCATCAGCATGTGGCAATTCATCACTTAATACATGGAACATTAAAACTTCCTTTTTATCATCCTTTTGCATTTTCTTGAATAATACGTTCAATTGAATTTTAGTCATGATTTATTTCCCCTTTAATTGTTTTGGTTTTCATCATATGACGCCCTTCTTCAGATACTCACGAGCCATATATAAGAAATGATGATATATGTAATTACCGGTTGTAGCAGGCTCAATAAATACTGTTGAAAAGCCATATCGCACTTCAAATGTTTTTAAACTACCAAGCAACGCTTCTGGTTTGTATTGACTTATATACTCACCTTTTAGTATTTTTTGATAGCCTTTTAAATCTTCCACAAGAAGAACAAATGGATGTTTAGCAGCACGAATCAATTCATTTTCAAATCTCGTACGATCTTTAATTGATTGAACCAATTCGTCTACACCGTTTTTACGTTCTACTCCGGCGCAAAGATAAATGTCTCGTGTAATGCCCATCTCAGGATTCTTAGGAATTACCGCTGAATAGTCGGCTGTATCAATTTTTCTAAGTCTGAATGGAACATTCTTTTTGCGAAAATAATCAAGTACGTGTTGGTTTTTCTGTTCTCTTGTATCCACCATGATTTCTAATGTATCCAATATTTCCTTCAATTCTTTTTCTGAATATCGATAATGAATTGCTGGCATTTATTTCACCTTCCTAAAATGCAACAGTGCACGATTGAATATTTCTTGTGAAAGCTCGTCCGTTAATTTATTTTCATAGTTGGCCACAGATTCTTTTACATATAACCAACCATTAAGCGAGAAGTTTAACGTTAATTCCATAACCAATCTTGCTGCAGCTTCATCATAATTAAACCAATCATTAATTTTTGGATTCATGTCTTGCTCAACACCGATAAAAAAATTAATAATTTTATCTATCGTTTGTTTTACTGCATGATCTTGGTCCGAATAATTCCCTTGCAAATATTTAATAATACGTAGCTTGTATTCTTTAATAACTAATTCAATTTCAGGAGCAACCTTTTCATGGTTCTCAATGTATAAATCATTTCCATCAAGAACGAGCTTCGCTCCCATCAATTGAACATCAGCACATATCTGTTTTGGATGCATATTACACCTCTTTTTTAAAGGGTTATCGAGGGTTACTAAGTTTTTTATTCAGTAACCCTCTACAAAACCAGTCATATCAAGGTTTCAAGGCTCATTTTGATAGCTAGGGTTACTAAGATTACCTGGGTTTCTATTAAGGCCCTATATATATATTATTTTTTTATTTATTTATTTTCTTATAGGCTGTTATAGAAAACTCAGTAACCCTCAGTAACCCATAAGCTATAAACATTGATATAACAACATTTATAAGGGTTATTAAAAAAACAGTTCAGTAACCCTCAGTAACCCCAAATCAAACTTTTTTCCTATTTATAGGAGTTATGTTACTGCTTCCCTCTTTTTCATCATTGGAGAATAAATTTGCGCCAGCAAACTCATTTAATGTAATTCCATGAATGAAAGTCTTATTTTTTGATCCTTTTTCCTTTTTAAATCCACGTACTTCTAACTGACGATAAAAAGCACGATTCTTTAAATCCATTTCATTATTTTGATAGCACCATTTTGTATAATTTTCATAAAGTAACTTCGCTTCAACTCTTGCTGTCGAATACACTGCACAATTCTCATCGATAAATGGTCCAAGTATATCCATGTCTTCACGATATTCGGCTGTTGCTGCCTTCACGGCTTCAGGAGCGCGCAACCCTTCAGCCTGCCATTTCATGCACCCTTCCACAGCCCACCGTAAAACGCCTGGCATTTCTTTTGCTAATTTATCAGGCAGATCATAATCAATCTTGTCTTTTGGTATCGTTACGGTAAATGGAATAAGCATAATCCTTCTCCATATACCTTCATCTGAACCTTTTACAATTGGCTTATGATTGGTAGTGAAAAACACTTTAAACTCTGGTGTAAATTCGAAGTATTCCTGACGCAAGAAACGAGCTGACATTTTCTCTCCACCAGTGATTTGTTTAACCAAGGCTTCAGATAATTGTTGCCCCTCTTCACTCTCGACAGCTGATACAAAACGTGCTCCATCTAATCTGGCCACATCGTTATTGATTCCTGAATCATTTCTCTTTTTTAAGAAAGTGTCACTGTTTGTCTGTCTTCCGTAATCACCGAGTAGATCCTGGATGATATTAATAAAAGTAGACTTACCATTTCGTCCATTACCGAATAAGAAAAACATTACTTGCTCTTTTGTTACACCAGTTAATGAATACCCAATAGCTTTCTGCAGATAGTTAATTAATTCATAATCCGGTTCACCTGCAGGTGTTTTAAAAATACTTTCCAAGAAAGCTTTCCAGTTTGGACATTCAGCATTCCTGTCATACTTAATTGGGGACAGTTTCGTTAATAACAAGTCACGGTCATGTGGTAATAATTCACCCGTCTTTAAATCGATAACTCCGTTCTCACAGTTAAAAAGAAAACTATGAGAATCTAATTCTTTCTTTTTTACTGATACCATAGGTCTCACATCCAATATGCTATTTATCCTAATTGACCGTCTTTCACATTTCTTAGCCCAATCATGTAGCAACTTTGATTGGTATTTATCCTCTGTAGCCTTCGCTTCTCCATATATAGCTCTAAGTGTTTTGGCCGTGATAGCTTCAATTTGTCTCTTACTATCCTCATGCCAATGCTTACCGTTCCATATAAGCCATTCCAACTCATTACAATAACGAACATTCTCGCCATGATAATATGCAATACGTTCTGCATTTCCTAACTCAGTTAAATGAAACTTTGGTGCTTCATCGATAATCTCCTCAGTATCTTCAATAGAGTTATCAGAAATGTAAACTTCATACTTTTTCTCTTCAGGCGGTTCATAATCAGCTATTGTGGAAGGAGTTGAAAGAATTGCCGTATCAATTGTCATTTGTCCATATGTACGGCCATCACTGGAATGTGGTTTATCCCACTTCTCACGAAGTAATGAGGATTCTCTAAACATTGAATCCATCTTTCCAGCATCTTTATCCGTCCAAAATGCTAAATGATTGCATAAAGCCATATCAGTTGAAGAATGATCTCCATTAATCAACATGCCCTGGAATAAATCTTTAATGGCTGCACCGCTTTTACTATCAAACATTCGCTCCCATAATTCTGCATTCGATAAACTAGTAATATCTTCTCGTTCGATTGAAGTAGTGATTTGTTTCTTTTCCGGCTTTGGCTTTTCTTTCAAATACTTCTCAAATAAAACTTTCAATTCTTCTGTTCTATCTTCCACAGGAACTTGATCCAAGCAATCACCGGTGAAAGTAAAATACCTTCCATGCCTGTATACTTCTAATCCGATATCAACATTTTTCCGTCCTGTACCTGGTCCTTTTAATGGCAGCTTACCTTTTGCAATAATGTGGATGCCATCACCACTTGGTGAATATTCCGTGTAACTATTTACAGTTTCAATAACATCCTCAGCTAAACTTGTAAGAGCACCTTCTTGGATACAATGGTCAATATCTATTCCAATGAATGGATCATCCTTTGAAAACATGAATCCAATCCCGTCATAATCTCCTTGTTCATAAAATTTTATGATTGTCGGAAACGTTGACCAGCTTCGTTTATTATTTGATTGAGCCATTTCCCCATTGATTTGATAAGGAACTTTTGTTTTCTTACCGTTTCTTACTTCTGACCGCCATAAGATCCAATGAGGAGTGTTTTTAAGCTCTGCCGGTATTTGATTAAATTTATATCTCATTTGATTTTCTCCCTTTGGAAAAGGGAGCCGTTAGTAGCTCCCTCCTATTTGAATCTTGTTAATTAACTTTTAGAACGGAACATCCTCGTCCGAAACTGTAAATCCAGTACTTGGAGCCGATGCTTCCGATTCTTTAAACCCATTTACTTGCGGATATTTTTTACCGTTATATTCACGCTCACCAACTACTACACGAAGATGTTTATTTAAAAGAGTATCTGCCCATTCCTTGTAAGAAGCGAATTTCATTCCTGTTGGAAATGCTGCAGCTTTAGAAATTGCTTGTAATCTCCACATTGATTTTTCAGTTACAACAAAATTATCGAATAAAAGCTTCTGTCCTTGGAATGCCTGGTCTACATCACTACGAATTTCATAATCCACAACAATCATGTTGTTTCCGGATTCAGCTTTTTTTAATTCATAATTAACAACTGTTACCTCATATTCTCCTGGCTTAACTTGTTCAAACCCTTTAGCTTGTTCATGATCTACTGTAAACATTATTTTTCCTCCTTGTTGTTAAAAACTTGTAATCTATCTAAAGCAGCATTTAAATATTTTAGATTGAAATCTTGGAGTTTTTGTTTTGTTTTAAACTCAATTTCATCTAGCATCTTCGCTGCTTCATCACTGGATTCAACAATTTCTATAATTTTTGCAATAAGAGCATTTCTTTCATTCTCTTGCTCCGCTCTTACATCCACACCAAGTTCTAACCATTTATAAATGATTGCACCATGCTCTGGCTTAATTAATTCACCATTTTCATTTATTAAATTAGAATTATCCTTAGTTGGTGTAGCTGTATGATTTTGCTCCATACGTAGAACAATCATGAATTCGTACTCCAAATCATCTTTCTGAATTGGTTTTAATCCTAACTTACGAATTTGAAGCTTATCATTATCATCACGCTCAGCTTGATATTCTTGTTTAGTACGTAACGTAGCGATAATATGAACATCATTTTCTGTAAGTGATTTAATGAACTCTTTAATAACCGGCTTCATTGTTTTCCAATCTTGAAAACGCCCACCTAAATCTTGCTGCTGGTCCAAGATACCTCCGATACCTTCCCAAGCATGCGAAAGACTATCTGCAATAACAACCTCACAACCACTTTTCTTTAATAATTCAATCGCTTGTTGGTATCGCACTGTTGAATATGGAGCATCAAGTTCAATATATTTAAAGCTACCGATCTTGTAACCTTTAATTGTATTGTTTGCATAAAGAAGCGAACGTTTATGTTCCGTATCGATAACACCAATCTTCTTCCACAATTCTTCTTCTGGTAAATCAGGATAAGCTTCTTTCATCATTCCATATGCCAGGATTAAAGAAGTTAATGTTTTACCTCCGCCACTTGCACCGAATAATGCTATACAAGCTTTCAGCTTTTCACGTTGTGCATCTGTTACTTGCAACATATTTATACCTCCACACTATAAGAGATAGATTCAGGTTTGATTGTAACCCCCGGAACAATTTGTCCATCCTCATCTACAATTACTTTTTCACCGCTGATTTCCACAATCTTTAATTTCTTCTTAAAGTCAGCCCATTTGACTTCTGTTTTTAAGCAATCATCAAGCTCATTTTCAATGGCATATTGAAGTACCTGGGCTTTATCTTTTTGCTCCGGCGCTTCACTACTCTTACGAGTCTTTGATTTACCATAAGGCGTACTAATTGTTTTCTGTTTTGGATCCACTGCAAGTTGTTCCATATGATAACGTCGAATATGAGTTTCAAAGAATGAAATATCATTGTGGATGGGTTTCAATTCACTTTGCTCCCATTGTGTAATACGATCACGTTCAACATTTGCTAGTGTCGTAATTTCTTTTTCCTTTGCTTTAAGCGCTGAAATTTTACGAAACGCCCAATTCAAACCGTTAATATCCGTAACCTCAAATTGTTGCTCCGCATCTTGCAATTGGTCCACTTCTAATAATTCATTTTGTTGTAATGCATTCATCGATATTACCTCCAAAGATATTTTTTATTTGTTCTTCCGTGTGGATAGAATAAAAGGTTATGCCATTTCGCTTGAAGTTAGCTCGAAAAGGATAATCAGAACACTCACGTGTTACTATTTCCAAATCTCCTTTTTCGTTCAGAAGTTCTTCAAACAATTCATCAGTTACTTGCACTTCATTTCCAAAGGTATTCAAGACCCCAATATCTCTTGCTGTATTAATAGCCTGTACATGTTCTTCAATCGCTTTAATATCCATTAAAATTCCGCTACCCTTTCATACTCCACAGTTTTGCGGATTACTTCTCCACCGACATCATTGGCTACTTGCTTTGATATTTCATATTCAAATTCCATTGCACTTTTAGCTAACCTCGTTACTACCAATGGATCTGCATTACTAACAAATAAATTACATACACCTACTAGATATGTAGTTTTAGGCATTAATTGCTTATCCATCCTTTTACACTCCTTTACACGAAATCAATTCATGCTATAATGACCAAGAAATATGTTTTTATTAGACCGTCAGCCCCAACTGGCGGTTTCTCCTTTTATACAGCTCGAAAGCATTCAACACTTTGTTCCGCAATTAAGTAATTCGTTAGATTTCCTTCAAGTACGGCATCCTGGCCAAACATAAAATACTTATCA
This genomic interval from Bacillus thuringiensis contains the following:
- a CDS encoding ERCC4 domain-containing protein codes for the protein MPAIHYRYSEKELKEILDTLEIMVDTREQKNQHVLDYFRKKNVPFRLRKIDTADYSAVIPKNPEMGITRDIYLCAGVERKNGVDELVQSIKDRTRFENELIRAAKHPFVLLVEDLKGYQKILKGEYISQYKPEALLGSLKTFEVRYGFSTVFIEPATTGNYIYHHFLYMAREYLKKGVI
- a CDS encoding phage/plasmid primase, P4 family; this translates as MRYKFNQIPAELKNTPHWILWRSEVRNGKKTKVPYQINGEMAQSNNKRSWSTFPTIIKFYEQGDYDGIGFMFSKDDPFIGIDIDHCIQEGALTSLAEDVIETVNSYTEYSPSGDGIHIIAKGKLPLKGPGTGRKNVDIGLEVYRHGRYFTFTGDCLDQVPVEDRTEELKVLFEKYLKEKPKPEKKQITTSIEREDITSLSNAELWERMFDSKSGAAIKDLFQGMLINGDHSSTDMALCNHLAFWTDKDAGKMDSMFRESSLLREKWDKPHSSDGRTYGQMTIDTAILSTPSTIADYEPPEEKKYEVYISDNSIEDTEEIIDEAPKFHLTELGNAERIAYYHGENVRYCNELEWLIWNGKHWHEDSKRQIEAITAKTLRAIYGEAKATEDKYQSKLLHDWAKKCERRSIRINSILDVRPMVSVKKKELDSHSFLFNCENGVIDLKTGELLPHDRDLLLTKLSPIKYDRNAECPNWKAFLESIFKTPAGEPDYELINYLQKAIGYSLTGVTKEQVMFFLFGNGRNGKSTFINIIQDLLGDYGRQTNSDTFLKKRNDSGINNDVARLDGARFVSAVESEEGQQLSEALVKQITGGEKMSARFLRQEYFEFTPEFKVFFTTNHKPIVKGSDEGIWRRIMLIPFTVTIPKDKIDYDLPDKLAKEMPGVLRWAVEGCMKWQAEGLRAPEAVKAATAEYREDMDILGPFIDENCAVYSTARVEAKLLYENYTKWCYQNNEMDLKNRAFYRQLEVRGFKKEKGSKNKTFIHGITLNEFAGANLFSNDEKEGSSNITPINRKKV
- a CDS encoding DUF669 domain-containing protein, which translates into the protein MFTVDHEQAKGFEQVKPGEYEVTVVNYELKKAESGNNMIVVDYEIRSDVDQAFQGQKLLFDNFVVTEKSMWRLQAISKAAAFPTGMKFASYKEWADTLLNKHLRVVVGEREYNGKKYPQVNGFKESEASAPSTGFTVSDEDVPF
- a CDS encoding AAA family ATPase: MLQVTDAQREKLKACIALFGASGGGKTLTSLILAYGMMKEAYPDLPEEELWKKIGVIDTEHKRSLLYANNTIKGYKIGSFKYIELDAPYSTVRYQQAIELLKKSGCEVVIADSLSHAWEGIGGILDQQQDLGGRFQDWKTMKPVIKEFIKSLTENDVHIIATLRTKQEYQAERDDNDKLQIRKLGLKPIQKDDLEYEFMIVLRMEQNHTATPTKDNSNLINENGELIKPEHGAIIYKWLELGVDVRAEQENERNALIAKIIEIVESSDEAAKMLDEIEFKTKQKLQDFNLKYLNAALDRLQVFNNKEEK
- a CDS encoding host-nuclease inhibitor Gam family protein, with amino-acid sequence MNALQQNELLEVDQLQDAEQQFEVTDINGLNWAFRKISALKAKEKEITTLANVERDRITQWEQSELKPIHNDISFFETHIRRYHMEQLAVDPKQKTISTPYGKSKTRKSSEAPEQKDKAQVLQYAIENELDDCLKTEVKWADFKKKLKIVEISGEKVIVDEDGQIVPGVTIKPESISYSVEV